The Polyangiaceae bacterium genome window below encodes:
- a CDS encoding SMI1/KNR4 family protein, producing MTMLEIVESGRKLSVDDLARVEQSIGRPLPEQYGAFLLAHNGGRPRPNLIDIHGADFKGTDISVFHGIDDSTESCDLLWNLEVLEGCKDNKLLPIACDSGGNIFMLDLSKEHHGEVLYFDSAEVPPRPYFLAKDFNGFLAQIRDWTPEELADIQASLEATAD from the coding sequence ATGACCATGCTGGAAATTGTTGAATCTGGCCGAAAGCTTTCTGTAGATGACCTCGCGCGTGTCGAGCAGTCGATTGGTCGGCCACTGCCGGAACAGTACGGCGCCTTCTTGCTTGCACATAACGGTGGACGTCCGCGGCCAAACCTAATCGACATCCATGGCGCTGACTTCAAAGGAACCGATATCAGCGTGTTTCATGGTATCGACGACTCGACTGAGTCATGCGATCTTCTGTGGAACCTCGAAGTTCTCGAAGGTTGCAAGGACAACAAGTTGCTTCCGATTGCCTGTGACTCGGGCGGCAACATCTTCATGCTGGATTTGTCGAAGGAGCACCATGGGGAGGTCTTGTACTTCGATTCCGCCGAAGTACCGCCGCGCCCATACTTCTTGGCCAAAGACTTCAACGGTTTTCTCGCACAAATTCGCGACTGGACACCTGAGGAGCTTGCGGACATCCAAGCTTCATTGGAAGCGACCGCTGATTGA
- a CDS encoding thrombospondin type 3 repeat-containing protein: MSSTKFGLRRIQEGETFGWWSCSFVSTTNYFVDVRRMWCSAAVIPLRRQHPVTTNLSSPLLSSRRSLVARVALMAVMGTLVSCQSGTLQSSNIANETCNGQPCAVPVSDATAIANGKFFLDDTKLAGIRAALADFNPEIRIHVNRNGPEEACLPNAHEGCLTAHFLGGVSIDPALVQLPVADQSAVLPPAINIFPFPLVQGQNPVTVAGTPFEILGQLSGLDRYEVDLVLNTGPTAASVQSVFNNDPNGLYFRGEGQFPQGNHVGGFLCDCVNPSPIDTGGITALADACASVCSTVIAHPAFPDSSCQGVSVQTKLNRFKFQMGFAPQLPSTHKGNWTKELAGKNFHLPEMFDADLRFRVFLKVAVADFDDVHSDTMSDLVFGVRFFGCTGFTCGTGTCDAVVTDVLSITLEHFIDQPLSLDLAQQFEKLFDYDEISLPPKCSVNPNPLLPTCTEAMLTDWTAASFTYQKWSWLAGAFGPYPNGGWLPIKNIEHVDLPLQVPGLEFTFDNDIDGDGILTPDDWCPTTKDDSSLFDLDGDGMGDLCDPCPFDATNDADGDGVCENADTCPGVFDNFQTNCNALSEHAHGATLLGDACDPVPCPSQSVDPTFVITSKVKCPNPCQFGNCPAGCPIGSYEGTVTLNCGSERRNQIDVHPLASHPLPTIVGGSPIPVPDVLTPARFCHMQPGIFCDDLQVDIQDDQLAVSDCAPPAPVGCVNVEMAEDHFHRVTFAAGQLNGTNPNGMGPGILYDVAAKNLLSQPATLMLTWNYQSDYLRWSTDKLFQVDPGAPNGLRGNFWLHADTPVGDIIDIGTGLHGVEGQNPTLDDELANSHNLGIDGKGLVPEGPTVCISSTITKLPILAPIGNPPPPGGGNGKNNAANADYADEFSTYIIWRPTLQPPTNAFRRFDAELNEADYVLPVNDGLFGALTGAPNEDAQVINDRLGAVLKTRLVDPDLVWVNAAEPFSYQGTPQSFPAAVALSRVGGEELIDTVHTDGRFLLANQDRAVDPPDPRDGSPHAIDYAAVLTRMHRGIFVLGGRDVQTDVETHEIWFNPLDSTHWNVVPSDIKVEKVLAATYDFHSDELVVLDETPAGLARLWALKLRSYDSRILGTWPRHQAWNRHWLVVDRDGDILLASSNVTAKRHAISRLDIGNTEMQVDGITEGNRAFVLPPLVDARGYTLLLRQSQGNGKVNRERYVNLPLSSASVSDVGDQL; encoded by the coding sequence ATGTCAAGTACGAAATTCGGCCTCCGACGTATACAAGAAGGTGAAACTTTTGGCTGGTGGTCATGCTCGTTCGTAAGCACGACAAATTATTTTGTTGACGTACGCCGGATGTGGTGTTCCGCTGCTGTGATACCCTTGCGGAGGCAGCATCCCGTGACAACAAACCTCTCCTCTCCTCTCCTCTCCTCTAGGCGCTCGCTCGTCGCGCGCGTGGCATTGATGGCAGTCATGGGCACGCTGGTGTCGTGCCAGAGCGGTACGCTCCAGAGCTCGAACATCGCGAACGAGACATGCAACGGGCAACCGTGTGCAGTGCCAGTTTCTGACGCGACCGCTATTGCTAATGGGAAATTCTTTCTTGATGATACAAAGCTTGCTGGCATTCGCGCTGCTTTGGCCGATTTCAACCCCGAGATCCGAATACATGTAAACCGCAACGGTCCGGAGGAAGCTTGCCTGCCAAATGCACACGAAGGATGTCTCACTGCTCATTTTCTCGGCGGCGTCAGTATAGATCCGGCGCTTGTGCAATTGCCGGTAGCTGACCAATCCGCAGTCTTGCCACCGGCAATCAACATATTTCCATTTCCGCTCGTGCAAGGTCAAAACCCAGTAACCGTAGCAGGAACGCCATTCGAAATCCTTGGGCAACTGAGCGGGCTGGATAGATATGAGGTTGATCTTGTCCTCAACACTGGCCCGACCGCAGCATCTGTTCAGTCCGTTTTCAACAACGATCCAAATGGCCTGTATTTCCGAGGTGAAGGCCAATTTCCTCAGGGTAACCACGTTGGCGGCTTCCTTTGCGACTGCGTCAATCCATCTCCGATCGATACCGGCGGCATCACCGCGCTTGCAGATGCTTGCGCGTCTGTATGCAGCACCGTAATAGCGCACCCAGCGTTCCCCGATAGCTCATGCCAGGGTGTGTCAGTGCAAACCAAACTGAACAGATTCAAATTCCAGATGGGATTCGCACCCCAATTGCCTTCGACCCATAAGGGCAACTGGACAAAAGAATTGGCTGGTAAGAATTTTCACCTGCCGGAGATGTTCGACGCAGACTTGCGTTTCCGGGTGTTTCTCAAAGTAGCCGTAGCAGACTTCGATGACGTGCACTCGGATACGATGAGCGACTTGGTCTTCGGTGTAAGATTCTTCGGCTGCACAGGCTTTACTTGTGGGACTGGCACCTGCGATGCGGTAGTCACAGATGTGCTCAGTATCACTCTCGAGCACTTTATTGACCAGCCGCTGAGCCTGGACCTTGCGCAACAATTCGAAAAGTTGTTCGACTATGATGAGATTTCTCTGCCACCGAAGTGTTCTGTAAATCCAAATCCGTTACTGCCAACGTGCACCGAAGCCATGTTGACCGATTGGACGGCGGCATCGTTTACCTACCAGAAGTGGAGCTGGTTGGCTGGAGCGTTCGGGCCTTACCCCAATGGTGGCTGGCTGCCGATCAAGAACATCGAACACGTCGATCTTCCACTACAGGTACCAGGGCTCGAGTTCACTTTCGACAACGACATCGATGGCGATGGAATATTGACGCCCGACGATTGGTGTCCAACGACCAAAGACGACAGCAGCCTTTTCGATCTAGATGGCGATGGCATGGGCGATCTTTGCGATCCGTGTCCGTTCGATGCGACGAACGACGCGGACGGCGACGGCGTATGCGAAAACGCCGATACATGCCCCGGGGTTTTTGATAATTTCCAGACAAACTGCAATGCACTGTCCGAGCACGCCCATGGCGCAACGTTACTAGGAGATGCGTGCGATCCTGTTCCGTGTCCGTCGCAATCAGTCGATCCAACGTTCGTCATCACGAGCAAGGTCAAATGCCCCAACCCGTGCCAGTTTGGGAATTGTCCAGCAGGATGCCCCATCGGTTCGTATGAGGGCACTGTAACGCTGAATTGTGGTAGTGAGCGGCGCAATCAAATCGACGTGCATCCACTTGCATCGCACCCGCTTCCAACCATTGTTGGTGGCTCGCCGATACCCGTTCCAGACGTTCTGACGCCTGCGCGGTTTTGCCACATGCAGCCCGGGATCTTCTGTGACGACTTACAGGTCGATATCCAGGACGATCAACTTGCGGTGAGCGATTGTGCACCGCCCGCGCCCGTGGGATGCGTCAACGTCGAAATGGCGGAGGATCATTTTCATCGCGTCACATTTGCGGCCGGCCAGTTGAATGGCACGAATCCGAATGGAATGGGACCAGGAATTCTGTATGACGTGGCAGCGAAGAACCTGCTGTCACAACCCGCTACCCTCATGTTGACTTGGAACTACCAATCCGACTACCTGCGATGGTCCACGGACAAACTCTTCCAGGTGGATCCTGGCGCCCCGAATGGCTTGAGAGGCAATTTCTGGCTGCATGCGGACACGCCGGTCGGAGACATCATCGACATTGGCACCGGTTTGCATGGTGTCGAGGGACAAAACCCCACACTAGACGACGAGCTCGCCAATAGTCATAACTTGGGTATCGATGGAAAGGGGCTCGTTCCTGAAGGACCAACGGTTTGCATCAGTTCCACGATCACCAAGTTGCCAATCCTAGCGCCGATTGGCAATCCACCCCCTCCAGGTGGCGGCAACGGGAAGAACAATGCTGCGAACGCAGATTATGCCGATGAATTCTCCACGTACATCATCTGGCGCCCCACACTTCAACCACCTACCAATGCATTTCGGCGCTTCGACGCAGAGCTGAACGAGGCCGATTATGTCTTGCCCGTCAATGATGGGCTTTTTGGTGCGCTGACTGGTGCGCCAAATGAGGATGCGCAAGTCATCAATGACCGTCTTGGCGCTGTCTTGAAGACGCGACTGGTTGACCCGGATCTCGTCTGGGTGAACGCAGCCGAACCGTTCAGCTACCAGGGCACGCCGCAATCGTTTCCCGCTGCCGTGGCACTTTCGCGCGTCGGCGGTGAAGAGCTGATCGACACCGTCCATACGGATGGGCGTTTCCTCTTGGCGAATCAGGATCGTGCGGTTGATCCACCCGATCCACGTGACGGCTCGCCACATGCCATTGACTATGCGGCGGTGCTCACGCGCATGCATCGCGGCATTTTTGTCCTTGGAGGTCGCGATGTGCAAACGGATGTCGAAACCCACGAGATTTGGTTCAATCCGCTCGATTCAACCCACTGGAACGTCGTGCCATCGGATATCAAGGTCGAGAAGGTCCTTGCGGCGACGTATGACTTCCACTCCGACGAGCTCGTTGTCTTGGATGAAACGCCAGCGGGCTTGGCACGACTCTGGGCGTTGAAACTCCGCAGCTACGATTCTCGCATCCTTGGAACCTGGCCACGCCATCAAGCCTGGAATCGCCATTGGCTCGTGGTGGACCGAGATGGCGACATCTTGCTTGCATCGAGCAACGTAACCGCAAAACGCCATGCAATCTCGCGTCTCGACATTGGCAATACAGAGATGCAAGTCGACGGCATTACTGAGGGAAATCGTGCATTCGTGTTGCCGCCGCTCGTGGACGCGCGTGGATATACTCTTTTGCTGCGGCAATCGCAGGGTAACGGGAAAGTCAACCGCGAGCGTTACGTAAACCTCCCCTTGAGCTCGGCGTCGGTGTCCGACGTGGGAGATCAACTGTGA
- a CDS encoding HNH endonuclease, whose product MAKPVQAPPPPAKTTTTTRPRGASEPTTTTTTSPSGTRTTTRPKGAPGGQPVIRNAHLAGKVHPKTKVPFDKDGYPDFRAAGVVKKEVKIKFTGDRKRDFKLANEKAGWKEHPKDHTWHHHQDGETMQLVPKGIHEQTGHTGGFARTSQ is encoded by the coding sequence GTGGCGAAACCGGTGCAAGCGCCACCGCCGCCGGCCAAGACGACGACCACGACGCGCCCGAGGGGAGCGTCCGAGCCAACGACGACGACCACGACGAGCCCATCAGGCACGAGGACGACGACGCGGCCGAAGGGGGCGCCAGGCGGACAACCCGTCATTCGCAATGCACATCTTGCTGGGAAAGTCCATCCTAAAACGAAGGTGCCGTTCGACAAAGATGGGTACCCGGATTTTCGAGCAGCGGGTGTGGTAAAAAAAGAGGTGAAGATCAAGTTTACCGGCGACAGGAAAAGGGACTTCAAGCTGGCAAATGAAAAGGCGGGATGGAAAGAACACCCCAAGGACCATACGTGGCACCATCATCAGGATGGCGAGACAATGCAACTGGTACCCAAGGGGATCCACGAGCAGACGGGGCACACCGGCGGTTTTGCGAGGACGAGCCAATGA